A region from the Nocardioides coralli genome encodes:
- a CDS encoding bifunctional [glutamine synthetase] adenylyltransferase/[glutamine synthetase]-adenylyl-L-tyrosine phosphorylase translates to MNRAGVRSRLAQVGFADASRAAELVGELGEHGEDLLGALGRTADPDLALTGLLRLCGAVEDREQLVTTLRDDEDSALRLLSVLGASSALADHLCRHPEQWRELADPSLATTRAAAYAVRASLLAAVGADPDDPEPVATLPDAAAVAALRVEYRRVLLRLAARDLAHGQGMDDTAAELSDLAAGTLEAALAVARARVGEDSGRARLAVIAMGKCGGHELNYVSDVDVVFVFEPADGVEEAPAARVATQLAGHLMRICSDHTPEGTIWPVDANLRPEGKAGPLVRTLASHAGYYERWAKTWEFQALLKARPVAGDAELGRAYAELVEPLVWQASEREGFVEDVQAMRRRVLDHIPAHHAPRQLKLGSGGLRDVEFAVQLLQLVHGRTDPAVRAPTTLSALHDLTARGYVGRPDGEAMHAAYSFLRTLEHRMQLFQLRRTHVVPDDEAALRRLARSMGYVKDPVGELEKAWTHHRREVRRLHEKLFYRPLLAAVAKIPGEGARLSPEAATARMAALGYADPKAALRHLEALTTGVTRTASIQRTLLPAMLEWFADAPDPDAGLFGFRRISEALGDTPWYLSTLRDEGQVAQRLATLLATSRYASDLLEREPQGVKMLGESLEPLGSDALAEEMVATAGRHDDPEEATRAVRAVRRRELLRIAAGELLGETEVEAVGAGLSRLTDATLEATLQVAVRAVSEQRGTAEPPTALAIVAMGRYGGFELSYGSDADVLFVHDPRPGVDQQEASSWAVAVANELRRLLALPGPDPTLAVDADLRPEGKQGPLVRSLESYGAYYAKWSRVWEAQALLRADAVVGDRDLRRRFTELIDPLRYPEAGLSEDDVIEIRRIKARVDTERLPRGADRNTHLKLGRGGLSDIEWTVQLLQLRHGADVPGLRTPQTLPAIDAALEAGLIGAADAQVLADGWRTVSRVRNASTLVRGKPVDQLPRDTREKAAVAVSMGYPPGGSDEMVNDYLRRTRRTHAVVERIFWE, encoded by the coding sequence GTGAACCGTGCCGGCGTCCGCTCCCGCCTGGCCCAGGTCGGCTTCGCCGACGCCAGCCGGGCGGCCGAGCTCGTGGGCGAGCTGGGTGAGCACGGGGAGGACCTGCTGGGTGCGCTCGGCCGGACAGCCGACCCCGACCTCGCCCTGACGGGCCTGCTGCGGCTCTGCGGGGCGGTCGAGGACCGCGAGCAGCTGGTCACCACGCTGCGGGACGACGAGGACTCGGCGTTGCGGCTGCTGTCGGTGCTCGGGGCGAGCTCCGCGCTGGCCGACCACCTGTGCCGGCACCCGGAGCAGTGGCGGGAGCTGGCCGACCCGTCCCTGGCCACCACCCGGGCGGCGGCGTACGCCGTGCGGGCGAGCCTGCTCGCGGCCGTCGGCGCCGACCCGGACGACCCGGAGCCGGTGGCGACGCTGCCGGACGCCGCGGCGGTGGCCGCGCTCCGGGTGGAGTACCGCAGGGTGCTGCTGCGGCTCGCGGCGCGCGACCTCGCCCACGGCCAGGGCATGGACGACACCGCGGCCGAGCTCTCCGACCTCGCCGCCGGAACGCTGGAGGCCGCGCTCGCCGTCGCTCGCGCCCGGGTCGGGGAGGACAGCGGGCGCGCGCGGCTCGCCGTGATCGCGATGGGCAAGTGCGGCGGCCACGAGCTCAACTACGTCTCCGACGTGGACGTCGTGTTCGTCTTCGAGCCGGCTGACGGGGTCGAGGAGGCGCCCGCTGCCCGGGTCGCGACCCAGCTCGCCGGCCACCTGATGCGGATCTGCTCCGACCACACTCCCGAGGGCACGATCTGGCCGGTCGACGCCAACCTGCGGCCCGAGGGCAAGGCCGGGCCGCTGGTGCGCACCCTCGCCAGCCACGCCGGCTACTACGAGCGGTGGGCCAAGACGTGGGAGTTCCAGGCCCTCCTCAAGGCCCGGCCGGTCGCCGGCGACGCCGAGCTCGGCCGGGCCTACGCGGAGCTGGTCGAGCCGCTGGTGTGGCAGGCGTCGGAGCGGGAGGGGTTCGTCGAGGACGTCCAGGCGATGCGGCGCCGGGTCCTCGACCACATCCCCGCCCACCACGCCCCCCGGCAGCTCAAGCTCGGGTCGGGCGGCCTGCGCGACGTCGAGTTCGCCGTCCAGCTGCTCCAGCTGGTGCACGGGCGCACTGATCCCGCCGTCCGTGCCCCCACCACGTTGAGCGCGCTCCACGACCTGACCGCCCGCGGCTACGTGGGCCGGCCCGACGGCGAGGCGATGCACGCGGCGTACTCCTTCCTGCGCACCCTCGAGCACCGGATGCAGCTCTTCCAGCTGCGGCGGACCCACGTCGTGCCGGACGACGAGGCGGCGCTGCGCCGGCTGGCGCGCAGCATGGGCTACGTCAAGGACCCGGTCGGCGAGCTCGAGAAGGCGTGGACGCACCACCGGCGCGAGGTCCGGCGGCTGCATGAGAAGCTCTTCTACCGGCCGCTGCTGGCGGCGGTCGCCAAGATCCCGGGCGAGGGCGCCCGGCTGTCCCCCGAGGCCGCGACCGCGCGGATGGCGGCGCTGGGGTACGCCGACCCCAAGGCGGCGCTGCGCCACCTCGAGGCCCTGACCACCGGTGTCACGCGCACGGCCTCGATCCAGCGCACGCTGCTGCCGGCGATGCTGGAGTGGTTCGCCGACGCGCCGGACCCCGACGCCGGCCTGTTCGGCTTCCGGCGGATCAGCGAGGCGCTCGGCGACACCCCGTGGTACCTCTCCACCCTCCGCGACGAGGGGCAGGTGGCGCAGCGGCTGGCCACCCTGCTCGCGACCTCCCGCTACGCCAGCGACCTGCTGGAGCGCGAGCCGCAGGGCGTGAAGATGCTGGGGGAGTCGCTGGAGCCGCTGGGCAGCGACGCGCTGGCCGAGGAGATGGTGGCCACCGCCGGCCGCCACGACGACCCGGAGGAGGCGACGCGGGCGGTCCGCGCCGTACGTCGCCGCGAGCTGCTGCGGATCGCCGCCGGTGAGCTGCTCGGGGAGACCGAGGTCGAGGCCGTGGGGGCGGGCCTCTCCCGCCTGACCGACGCCACCCTCGAGGCGACGCTGCAGGTGGCGGTCCGGGCGGTGTCGGAGCAACGGGGCACCGCCGAGCCGCCGACCGCGCTGGCGATCGTGGCGATGGGGCGCTACGGCGGCTTCGAGCTGTCCTACGGCTCGGACGCCGACGTCCTCTTCGTCCACGACCCCCGCCCGGGTGTCGACCAGCAGGAGGCGAGCTCGTGGGCGGTGGCCGTGGCCAACGAGCTGCGGCGGCTGCTGGCGCTGCCGGGGCCCGACCCCACGCTCGCCGTCGACGCGGACCTCAGGCCGGAGGGCAAGCAGGGCCCGCTGGTCCGCAGCCTGGAGTCCTACGGCGCCTACTACGCCAAGTGGTCACGGGTCTGGGAGGCCCAGGCACTGCTGCGCGCGGACGCGGTCGTGGGCGACCGCGACCTGCGGCGCCGGTTCACCGAGCTGATCGACCCGTTGCGCTACCCCGAGGCGGGGCTGAGCGAGGACGACGTGATCGAGATCCGCAGGATCAAGGCCCGCGTGGACACCGAGCGGCTGCCCCGCGGCGCCGACCGCAACACCCACCTGAAGCTCGGCCGCGGCGGGCTCTCGGACATCGAGTGGACGGTGCAGCTGCTGCAGCTGCGCCACGGTGCCGATGTGCCGGGGCTGCGCACCCCGCAGACGCTGCCGGCCATCGACGCGGCCCTCGAGGCGGGCCTCATCGGTGCCGCCGATGCCCAGGTGCTCGCGGACGGGTGGCGGACGGTCAGCCGGGTGCGCAACGCCAGCACGCTCGTGCGCGGCAAGCCGGTCGACCAGCTGCCGCGTGACACCCGGGAGAAGGCCGCGGTGGCGGTGTCGATGGGCTACCCGCCGGGCGGCTCGGACGAGATGGTCAACGACTACCTGCGCCGCACCCGGCGTACCCACGCGGTCGTGGAGCGGATCTTCTGGGAGTGA
- a CDS encoding universal stress protein, which yields MAHEKNPVMVAVGGSADEAAIAFGVAEARRRGAGLQLAHVVPIHLPLGPLGSLGALEFREIGEQVLQKAKELVADLAPELEVSTRLGHGSPVRELCASSADAQLVVVGRGRHRGPLAAWSGRTAVGVSSHSSAPVAVVPAGWTAGPLDTVLVGVTAETLGVDALGETLADLSSRGASLVALHSWVVPDPYVDIAALRTHSRDWEEEGERTVTEVLEAALQAHPETKVDIEVRHGYPGQVLIEAAADADLVVLPRRRHLLAVHGHLGSTARELIHRLTTPVLVLPPGPHRHGSEEQATRASA from the coding sequence ATGGCACACGAGAAGAATCCAGTCATGGTGGCGGTCGGCGGATCCGCCGACGAGGCGGCCATCGCGTTCGGGGTGGCCGAGGCTCGGCGACGGGGGGCCGGGTTGCAGCTGGCCCACGTGGTGCCGATCCACCTGCCGCTGGGTCCCCTCGGCAGTCTCGGCGCCCTGGAGTTCCGCGAGATCGGTGAGCAGGTCCTGCAGAAGGCCAAGGAGCTGGTCGCCGACCTGGCGCCCGAGCTCGAGGTGTCGACCCGGCTCGGCCACGGGTCGCCGGTTCGCGAGCTCTGCGCATCGTCCGCAGACGCCCAGCTGGTGGTGGTCGGTCGCGGCCGGCACCGTGGCCCGCTGGCGGCGTGGTCGGGGCGCACGGCGGTGGGGGTGTCCTCCCACAGCAGCGCGCCGGTGGCGGTCGTCCCGGCCGGATGGACCGCTGGGCCGCTGGACACGGTCCTCGTCGGCGTGACCGCCGAGACCCTCGGAGTGGACGCGCTCGGAGAGACGCTCGCCGACCTGTCGTCCCGGGGCGCCTCCCTGGTGGCCCTGCACTCCTGGGTGGTGCCCGACCCGTACGTCGACATCGCGGCCCTGCGCACGCACTCCCGCGACTGGGAGGAGGAGGGTGAGCGCACGGTCACGGAGGTCCTCGAGGCCGCGCTGCAGGCTCACCCGGAGACGAAGGTCGACATCGAGGTGCGTCACGGGTATCCAGGACAGGTGCTGATCGAGGCCGCGGCAGACGCCGACCTCGTGGTGCTGCCACGCCGCCGACACCTGCTGGCGGTCCACGGGCACCTGGGATCCACGGCGCGCGAGCTGATCCACCGGCTCACGACACCGGTCCTGGTCCTCCCGCCGGGTCCGCACCGGCACGGAAGCGAGGAGCAGGCCACCCGGGCGTCAGCCTGA
- a CDS encoding SatD family protein, giving the protein MVRMKSPAVVVIGDLVGSRRSVDRRALHANVSRALRRVNDRFEGDLRLTVGDEYQGSFPHLGAALRATLALRLALLPAADARHGVGVGPVEALSGPGRIEDGPGWWAARDAIDAVERAEGRAATRTLRTAYRLTDGVDGVEPAAVNAALVGRDAMVGRLSDRGLSVLAGLLSGMTQREIAEAEGVSTSAISQRVRHDGLGMLLTLDADLGELR; this is encoded by the coding sequence ATGGTGCGGATGAAGTCACCGGCTGTGGTCGTCATCGGCGACCTGGTCGGTTCCCGGCGCAGCGTCGACCGGCGGGCTCTCCACGCTAACGTCTCGCGGGCCCTGCGACGGGTCAACGACCGGTTCGAGGGCGACCTGCGGCTCACCGTCGGTGACGAGTACCAGGGCAGCTTCCCGCACCTGGGCGCGGCCCTGCGCGCGACGCTCGCCCTGCGTCTGGCGCTGCTGCCGGCCGCGGACGCCCGTCACGGGGTCGGGGTCGGGCCGGTGGAGGCGTTGTCGGGGCCGGGCCGGATCGAGGACGGTCCCGGGTGGTGGGCCGCCCGGGACGCCATCGACGCGGTCGAGCGGGCCGAGGGCAGGGCGGCGACCCGGACCCTGCGGACGGCGTACCGCTTGACCGACGGGGTCGACGGGGTGGAGCCGGCCGCCGTCAACGCCGCGCTGGTCGGGCGCGACGCCATGGTGGGACGACTCTCCGACCGCGGGCTGTCGGTGCTCGCTGGTCTGCTGTCCGGCATGACCCAGCGTGAGATCGCCGAGGCAGAGGGCGTGTCCACCTCCGCGATCTCCCAGCGGGTCCGCCACGATGGCCTCGGCATGCTCCTGACCCTCGACGCCGACCTGGGAGAGCTGCGATGA
- a CDS encoding FAD-dependent oxidoreductase: MPTTVVGVRRGAEDGVEHHEVVIVGGGNAGISLAARLLRQGARDVALLEPSPVHRYRPLLSYVGAGEASMSSLERPAADVAPDGCTRVTEQVVAVDPTEPSVTTRAGRRIGCDRLVVCPGLEEDWDATPGLAEAYAAGWAGSTFVVDTAPRVWPALRGVTRGRVLFTVPPEPAPCGVTALKPLLMACDHWRRGGVLGRLDVRVVLPGRGPTDVPAADRVLEEVLASYDVQVVRNARVSALGDHRVTITTPDGEQALDDVTFAHVVPHYRAPRWVVESGLAGPSAAGLVDVDPLTLQHRSHPAVWSLGDVADVGTRPSGGALRKQVDVLAHNLAAGDRASLRHYDGYTVMPITVSRRRLMLVEVDREGRLSPTVPFPDLVRPRTLTWLVDRYALPVTYYRRILRGKV; this comes from the coding sequence GTGCCGACTACTGTCGTGGGCGTACGACGAGGAGCGGAGGACGGCGTGGAGCACCACGAGGTGGTGATCGTCGGCGGAGGCAACGCCGGGATCTCCCTGGCCGCCCGGCTGCTGCGCCAGGGAGCACGCGACGTGGCGCTCCTCGAGCCGAGCCCGGTCCACCGCTACCGGCCGCTGCTCAGCTACGTCGGCGCCGGGGAGGCGTCGATGTCCTCGCTCGAGCGTCCTGCGGCGGACGTGGCCCCCGATGGCTGCACCCGGGTGACCGAGCAGGTCGTGGCGGTGGATCCCACAGAGCCGAGCGTGACCACCCGGGCCGGGCGGCGGATCGGGTGCGACCGGCTCGTGGTCTGCCCCGGGCTCGAGGAGGACTGGGACGCCACTCCGGGGCTGGCCGAGGCGTACGCCGCCGGGTGGGCGGGCTCCACGTTCGTGGTCGACACGGCCCCCCGGGTCTGGCCCGCGCTCCGCGGTGTCACCCGGGGACGCGTCCTCTTCACGGTGCCACCCGAGCCGGCCCCGTGCGGGGTCACCGCTCTCAAGCCGCTCCTCATGGCGTGCGACCACTGGCGACGTGGCGGGGTGCTCGGCCGGCTCGACGTCCGGGTGGTGCTGCCCGGGCGCGGCCCGACCGACGTCCCCGCAGCCGACCGCGTCCTGGAGGAGGTCCTGGCGTCGTACGACGTCCAGGTGGTGCGCAACGCCCGGGTGTCCGCGCTGGGCGACCACCGCGTCACCATCACGACGCCGGACGGCGAGCAGGCGCTCGACGACGTGACCTTCGCCCACGTGGTCCCCCACTACCGGGCGCCACGCTGGGTCGTCGAGAGCGGCCTCGCCGGACCCTCGGCCGCAGGACTGGTGGATGTGGACCCGCTCACGCTGCAGCACCGCAGCCACCCGGCGGTCTGGTCCCTGGGCGACGTCGCCGACGTCGGCACCCGACCCTCGGGTGGCGCGTTGCGCAAGCAGGTCGACGTGCTCGCCCACAACCTGGCTGCCGGCGACCGGGCGTCCCTGCGGCACTACGACGGCTACACCGTCATGCCCATCACGGTGTCCCGGCGCCGGCTCATGCTGGTCGAGGTCGACCGCGAGGGGCGCCTGTCCCCCACGGTGCCGTTCCCCGACCTGGTGCGGCCGCGGACCCTCACGTGGCTGGTCGACCGCTACGCGCTTCCGGTGACCTACTACCGCCGGATCCTGCGCGGCAAGGTGTGA
- a CDS encoding pyridoxamine 5'-phosphate oxidase family protein has product MPTLTSMSSSECWQQLGERGVGRIGFDRGRGPRIHPVDYAVHDRRIYVRTSRDSELADFVAMFGDGALVSFEVDQVTDVTDGRWSVLIAARIDTPPTDGEEAALEQPTPTPSGHRGFLVRLSPVEVTGRRLVEVPRGVTSRSTGGSS; this is encoded by the coding sequence ATGCCCACCCTCACCTCGATGTCGTCCTCCGAGTGCTGGCAGCAGCTCGGGGAGCGCGGGGTCGGCCGGATCGGGTTCGATCGGGGGCGGGGGCCACGCATCCATCCCGTCGACTACGCGGTGCACGACCGCAGGATCTATGTCCGGACGTCTCGCGACAGCGAGCTCGCGGACTTCGTCGCCATGTTCGGGGACGGCGCGCTCGTGTCGTTCGAGGTGGACCAGGTCACGGACGTGACGGACGGCCGGTGGAGCGTGCTGATCGCCGCGCGGATCGACACCCCACCGACGGACGGTGAGGAGGCGGCGCTGGAACAGCCGACCCCCACGCCATCGGGCCACCGCGGGTTCCTCGTGCGCCTGAGCCCCGTCGAGGTCACGGGTCGCCGCCTCGTCGAGGTGCCGAGAGGCGTCACCAGCAGGTCGACGGGTGGCTCGTCGTGA
- a CDS encoding universal stress protein, with translation MRHHRERDAVVVGIDGSERALAAVRFGAREARRWQARLVLVHVMPGHVPLSPVLAVAPRELTDLGERLLAEAVAVARDAEPDVAVRSRLLRGDAVAQLVRESDDAWMVVLGRETTPGWARVFTGAVTMGVAERAHCPVSSVPEEWTASEEPGSVVVGFEASEFDAALLEYAVGRAADLGARLTVLHAWELPRFYDEMIVRRAHDLDWKRGAQDRIEELLRQLRRAAPDVEVEVEVVHQQPALALRDASQGADRLILGRHGQGPAVRHLGGTARALLREATCPVVVVPPVHLAAAVEPWADAGVASG, from the coding sequence ATGAGGCATCACCGGGAGCGAGACGCCGTGGTCGTCGGGATCGACGGCTCGGAGCGCGCCCTGGCAGCCGTGCGTTTCGGCGCCCGCGAGGCCCGACGATGGCAGGCGCGGCTCGTCCTCGTGCACGTGATGCCCGGCCACGTACCGCTGTCGCCGGTGCTTGCCGTGGCACCCCGCGAGCTGACCGACCTGGGGGAGCGGTTGCTGGCCGAGGCGGTGGCCGTGGCCCGGGACGCGGAGCCGGACGTGGCGGTCCGCAGCAGGCTGCTGCGCGGGGACGCCGTGGCACAGCTCGTCCGGGAGTCGGACGACGCCTGGATGGTGGTCCTCGGCCGCGAGACGACGCCCGGGTGGGCGCGCGTGTTCACGGGCGCCGTGACGATGGGAGTCGCCGAGCGGGCGCACTGCCCGGTGAGCTCGGTCCCCGAGGAGTGGACGGCGAGCGAGGAGCCCGGCTCCGTGGTGGTGGGGTTCGAGGCCAGCGAGTTCGACGCCGCGCTGCTGGAGTACGCCGTCGGCCGCGCGGCCGACCTGGGAGCACGTCTCACCGTGCTCCACGCGTGGGAGCTGCCACGCTTCTACGACGAGATGATCGTGCGTCGGGCGCACGACCTGGACTGGAAGCGCGGCGCCCAGGACCGGATCGAGGAGCTGCTGCGCCAGCTCCGGCGTGCGGCTCCCGACGTCGAGGTGGAGGTCGAGGTCGTCCACCAGCAGCCGGCGCTCGCGTTGCGGGACGCGTCGCAGGGCGCCGACCGGCTCATCCTGGGTCGACACGGCCAGGGGCCGGCGGTCCGCCATCTCGGCGGCACCGCCCGGGCGCTGCTCCGTGAAGCCACATGCCCGGTCGTCGTCGTGCCACCGGTCCACCTCGCGGCTGCGGTCGAGCCGTGGGCGGACGCGGGAGTCGCCTCCGGCTGA
- a CDS encoding universal stress protein, with translation MGVGHGPIGAAVGFAVAEASRLGCGVHLVHAVPANGPGLVAQSPIEHERRGRAVLREALEQALEAPGGAAPVTSGVVEGATVPAIVSAAADARLIVLEHRRRRSSPRVVTRSVAGGVAPRARAPVVCVPSSWSADPRARTDRVTVGVDRPERSHQVLRMAGREASRRESELHVLHAWHLGTAEDALPVDSTVEATWAGVAEAAVELQLDQLGGALEGVATQVEVRHAPAVESLLDASRDSDLLVVALHDLVQPVGSHLGPVTRAVLQDASCPVLLTDPHP, from the coding sequence GTGGGAGTTGGTCACGGACCGATCGGGGCTGCAGTGGGCTTCGCCGTGGCCGAGGCGTCGCGGCTCGGTTGCGGGGTCCACCTCGTCCACGCCGTACCCGCGAACGGGCCGGGCCTGGTGGCCCAGTCACCCATCGAGCACGAGCGTCGCGGCCGTGCCGTGCTCCGCGAGGCCCTGGAGCAGGCGCTCGAGGCACCCGGCGGTGCCGCACCGGTCACCAGCGGGGTCGTGGAGGGCGCGACGGTTCCCGCGATCGTGTCCGCGGCCGCGGACGCGCGCCTGATCGTCCTCGAGCACCGCCGACGCCGCAGCTCGCCGCGCGTCGTCACCCGCTCCGTCGCGGGAGGCGTGGCCCCACGGGCACGTGCCCCCGTGGTCTGCGTGCCGTCGAGCTGGTCGGCCGACCCCCGCGCCCGCACCGACCGGGTCACCGTCGGCGTCGACCGACCCGAGCGGTCGCACCAGGTCCTGCGGATGGCCGGGCGCGAGGCTTCTCGTCGGGAGTCCGAGCTGCACGTCCTCCATGCCTGGCACCTGGGGACGGCAGAGGACGCGCTGCCCGTCGACAGCACGGTCGAGGCGACCTGGGCCGGGGTGGCCGAAGCGGCTGTCGAGTTACAGCTCGACCAGCTGGGCGGCGCCCTCGAGGGTGTCGCGACGCAGGTGGAGGTGCGCCATGCGCCAGCGGTGGAGTCGCTCCTCGACGCCTCCCGTGACTCCGACCTGTTGGTGGTGGCCCTGCACGACCTCGTGCAACCAGTGGGGAGCCACCTCGGGCCGGTCACGCGAGCTGTGCTGCAGGACGCGAGCTGTCCGGTGCTGCTGACCGATCCCCATCCGTGA
- a CDS encoding universal stress protein — protein MQSYDIPTGTIAVGVDGSPSAERALSWAVEEARLAGRALTLVHAITPQGGVWVDQAGHDSTLGSGATRTEAQQLLDAAQRAATDRDPTLEVHHLLRVADPRDLLLTVSRQASTVVLGSRGRGHLRSLLLGSVSVAVTRHAHRPVVVVRPHDRGGAREGVLVGVDGTERSLGPLEFAFTQASQRGVPITVLHAVHDALATSVDPYLLDGLEDGIEEHRLLVAESVAGMREKFPDVSVNTVLARGYAGDALTELGDRMDLVVVGAHHGGAASAILLGSAAASVVESAPCPVAVVPVA, from the coding sequence ATGCAGAGCTACGACATCCCCACCGGGACCATCGCCGTCGGCGTCGACGGGTCGCCGTCAGCCGAGAGGGCGCTGAGCTGGGCCGTCGAGGAAGCGCGCCTGGCGGGACGAGCCCTGACGCTGGTCCACGCCATCACACCCCAGGGCGGCGTCTGGGTGGACCAGGCGGGGCACGACAGCACTCTCGGGTCGGGAGCCACCCGGACCGAGGCACAGCAGCTGCTGGACGCGGCGCAGCGGGCGGCGACCGACCGGGACCCGACGCTCGAGGTCCACCACCTGCTGCGGGTGGCCGACCCCCGAGACCTGCTCCTCACCGTCTCCCGCCAGGCATCGACCGTGGTGCTCGGGTCCCGCGGCCGGGGTCACCTGCGCAGCCTGCTGCTCGGCTCGGTGAGCGTGGCCGTCACTCGGCACGCCCACCGCCCCGTCGTCGTCGTGCGGCCGCACGACCGGGGTGGCGCCCGGGAGGGCGTCCTCGTCGGCGTCGACGGGACCGAGAGGTCGCTCGGCCCGCTGGAGTTCGCCTTCACCCAGGCTTCTCAACGCGGCGTGCCGATCACCGTGCTCCACGCCGTCCACGACGCCCTCGCCACCTCGGTCGACCCCTACCTGCTCGACGGCCTGGAAGACGGGATCGAGGAGCACCGGCTCCTGGTCGCGGAGTCCGTGGCCGGCATGCGGGAGAAGTTCCCCGACGTCAGCGTGAACACGGTGCTCGCGCGCGGGTACGCCGGGGACGCACTGACGGAGCTCGGCGACCGCATGGACCTGGTGGTCGTCGGCGCCCATCACGGTGGTGCGGCCTCGGCGATCCTGCTCGGGTCGGCCGCGGCGTCGGTGGTGGAGAGCGCCCCCTGCCCGGTCGCGGTGGTCCCCGTGGCCTGA
- a CDS encoding maleylpyruvate isomerase family mycothiol-dependent enzyme encodes MDTFDLVAERRRALADALEPLDDAQWRTPSLCEGWEVRHVAGHLQIPWALSTPRLIWAMLRHRGYDAANLRLSRELGERPPATLVAGLREHADNRRTGPGMPPESLLADVVVHTADMLVPLGMTTSAPPETVARILDFVMSSKGSSLHPPGGVDGLRFEATDAPWSHGDGPEVTGEGSILAAALTGRAGVLDQLGGAGLPTFRQRFE; translated from the coding sequence ATGGACACCTTCGACCTGGTGGCGGAGCGGCGGCGAGCGCTGGCCGACGCGCTGGAGCCACTCGACGACGCGCAGTGGCGGACACCGAGCCTGTGCGAGGGGTGGGAGGTGCGTCACGTGGCCGGGCACCTGCAGATCCCGTGGGCACTGTCGACCCCACGGTTGATCTGGGCGATGCTCCGCCACCGCGGGTACGACGCCGCGAACCTCCGCCTCTCGCGGGAGCTGGGAGAGCGGCCTCCCGCCACGCTCGTCGCCGGGCTGCGCGAGCACGCCGACAACCGCCGGACCGGGCCCGGCATGCCACCGGAGTCGCTGCTGGCCGACGTGGTCGTGCACACCGCCGACATGCTCGTGCCGCTGGGCATGACGACGTCTGCCCCACCAGAGACCGTGGCCAGAATCCTCGACTTCGTGATGTCGTCCAAGGGCTCGTCCCTCCACCCCCCGGGCGGCGTGGACGGCCTGCGCTTCGAGGCCACCGACGCCCCGTGGAGTCACGGCGACGGACCCGAGGTCACCGGCGAGGGGTCGATCCTGGCGGCGGCCCTGACTGGACGGGCGGGGGTGCTCGACCAGCTCGGAGGGGCCGGGCTCCCCACCTTCCGTCAGCGTTTCGAGTGA